A window of Staphylococcus sp. 17KM0847 contains these coding sequences:
- the purF gene encoding amidophosphoribosyltransferase — MYDIRGLNEECGVFGIWNHPQAAYLTYMALHSLQHRGQEGAGIVCSNGEQLFGARGMGLLTEAISDEQLKSLEGYPNAIGHVRYATTGASEISNVQPFLFKHSKGDLGLAHNGNLTNAHQIRRAIESEGGIFQTTSDSEVLAHLLIKGKANSIKANQKAALNQVKGAFSCVILNERQLTATRDHCGVRPLMLGKVDGAYCVASETCAFTAIGAEYIRDIEPGELITFSEDHKVDYDMYRSDVHQHMCAMEYVYFARPDSEFHKHSIYNVRKALGRQLAKEMGVEADIVIGVPDSSLQAAKGFSEQTGIPNEQGLLKNRYIGRTFITPDQSVRERQVRMKHSPIRDVIEGKRVVVIDDSIVRGTTSKYIVKALKSAGAREVHMGISSPPLKNPCYYGIDVSTHAELMAAQYSIDTIRDMIGADTLTYLSVEGMHEVFRDYGSKGECDACFTGHYPIEIVDHQLPEVKEMKRRGV; from the coding sequence ATGTATGACATCCGTGGACTAAATGAAGAATGCGGTGTGTTTGGTATCTGGAATCATCCTCAAGCAGCATACTTAACGTATATGGCGTTGCATAGTTTGCAACATCGTGGACAAGAAGGAGCGGGTATCGTGTGCTCGAATGGTGAACAACTATTCGGTGCACGCGGTATGGGCTTATTAACAGAAGCGATTTCAGATGAACAATTGAAGTCTTTAGAAGGGTATCCTAATGCGATCGGTCATGTACGTTATGCGACGACAGGTGCAAGTGAAATATCAAATGTTCAACCCTTCTTATTCAAACATTCCAAAGGGGATCTTGGCCTTGCACATAATGGTAATTTAACGAATGCGCATCAAATTCGTCGTGCTATTGAATCAGAAGGTGGTATTTTTCAAACAACAAGTGATTCAGAAGTATTAGCGCATTTATTGATTAAAGGTAAGGCGAACAGTATTAAAGCCAATCAAAAAGCAGCATTGAATCAAGTGAAAGGTGCATTTAGTTGTGTCATTTTAAATGAACGTCAGTTAACAGCAACGAGAGATCATTGTGGTGTACGTCCGCTTATGTTGGGAAAAGTTGATGGTGCCTATTGTGTAGCAAGTGAAACATGTGCATTCACTGCTATTGGTGCAGAGTACATTCGTGATATTGAACCGGGTGAGCTTATTACATTTTCTGAAGATCATAAAGTTGATTATGATATGTACAGATCAGACGTTCACCAACATATGTGTGCAATGGAATATGTCTACTTTGCACGTCCAGATTCAGAATTTCATAAGCATTCCATATACAATGTGCGAAAAGCATTAGGTAGACAGTTGGCAAAAGAAATGGGAGTTGAAGCGGATATCGTTATTGGTGTGCCTGATTCATCTTTGCAGGCAGCTAAAGGTTTTTCAGAGCAAACGGGCATTCCCAATGAGCAAGGACTACTGAAAAATCGCTATATTGGACGAACGTTTATTACACCCGATCAAAGTGTACGTGAACGCCAAGTACGCATGAAACATTCACCGATACGCGATGTTATTGAAGGTAAACGTGTTGTAGTTATCGATGATTCTATTGTGCGTGGTACAACAAGTAAATATATTGTCAAAGCATTAAAGTCTGCTGGTGCACGTGAAGTTCATATGGGTATCTCTTCACCTCCGTTAAAAAACCCTTGCTATTATGGTATCGATGTTTCGACACATGCTGAATTAATGGCAGCACAATACAGTATTGATACTATCCGTGACATGATTGGTGCAGATACATTAACGTACTTATCTGTTGAAGGAATGCATGAGGTGTTTAGAGATTATGGTTCTAAAGGTGAGTGTGATGCATGCTTTACTGGGCATTATCCTATTGAAATTGTAGATCACCAATTACCAGAAGTTAAAGAAATGAAAAGAAGAGGAGTGTAA
- the purM gene encoding phosphoribosylformylglycinamidine cyclo-ligase codes for MAESYKQAGVDIEAGYEAVKQMSSHVERTMRKEVLGGLGGFGATFDLSQLNMKAPVLVSGTDGVGTKLKLAIDHNKHDTIGIDAVAMCVNDILTTGAEPLYFLDYIAANKVVPEVIAQIVKGISDGCVETNTALIGGETAEMGEMYHEGEYDVAGFAVGAVEKEDYVDGSDVQVGDVIIGLASTGIHSNGYSLVRRLIEQSDIDLNAMFDGDQTYLDTFLTPTALYVKPVLAVKEAVKIKAMTHITGGGFYENIPRALPEGKTAVIHLDTFPTPKVFDWIQETGHIALNEMYHIFNMGIGYTLVVRPEDEAQVHDILKTANVAAYTIGSIAEESEAVRLVEA; via the coding sequence ATGGCTGAGTCATATAAGCAAGCAGGTGTTGATATCGAAGCAGGTTATGAAGCAGTAAAACAAATGTCAAGTCACGTCGAACGTACGATGCGTAAAGAAGTACTCGGGGGTCTCGGTGGTTTCGGTGCGACATTCGATTTATCACAACTTAATATGAAAGCACCTGTACTCGTATCAGGTACAGATGGTGTAGGTACTAAGTTGAAATTAGCAATTGACCATAACAAACATGACACAATAGGTATTGATGCCGTTGCGATGTGTGTCAATGATATTCTAACAACAGGTGCTGAGCCATTATATTTCTTAGATTATATTGCAGCAAATAAGGTAGTCCCAGAAGTTATTGCACAAATTGTTAAAGGCATTAGTGATGGATGTGTTGAGACAAATACTGCATTAATCGGCGGTGAAACTGCTGAAATGGGAGAAATGTATCATGAGGGTGAATATGATGTTGCAGGGTTTGCAGTAGGTGCAGTTGAAAAAGAAGACTATGTAGATGGTTCAGATGTTCAAGTAGGAGATGTCATTATTGGTTTAGCATCAACAGGCATTCATTCCAATGGTTATAGTTTAGTAAGACGACTTATTGAACAATCTGACATCGATTTAAATGCAATGTTTGATGGTGATCAGACTTACCTTGATACTTTTTTAACACCGACAGCATTATATGTTAAGCCTGTTCTTGCAGTGAAAGAAGCAGTTAAAATTAAGGCAATGACCCACATTACAGGTGGTGGCTTTTACGAAAATATCCCACGTGCACTTCCAGAAGGTAAAACAGCAGTGATTCACTTGGATACTTTTCCAACACCAAAAGTTTTTGATTGGATACAAGAAACAGGGCATATTGCATTAAATGAAATGTATCATATCTTTAATATGGGGATTGGTTACACATTGGTTGTACGACCTGAAGATGAGGCACAAGTTCATGATATCTTAAAAACGGCGAATGTAGCAGCTTATACAATTGGTTCAATTGCTGAGGAATCAGAAGCTGTCCGCTTGGTGGAGGCGTAA
- the purN gene encoding phosphoribosylglycinamide formyltransferase, which produces MVKVAIFASGSGTNFDNIMQRIAKGELQNIDVTALYTDQTTAPCIQLGQKHGITVHILPPKTYANKQAYEEDVLNHLKNEGVEWVILAGYMRLIGHTLLEAYEGHILNIHPSLLPKYKGIDAIGQALNNGEQETGSTVHYVDAGMDTGQIIAQRTCPIYPNDTKSSLEDRIKALEYELYPEVIKEIIR; this is translated from the coding sequence GTGGTTAAAGTAGCGATATTTGCCTCTGGTTCAGGTACGAATTTTGATAATATTATGCAACGAATTGCCAAAGGTGAACTTCAAAATATTGATGTAACAGCTTTATATACGGATCAGACGACTGCACCTTGTATTCAACTTGGACAAAAACACGGTATAACCGTTCATATCCTTCCACCTAAAACATATGCCAATAAGCAAGCGTATGAAGAGGATGTATTGAACCATTTAAAAAATGAAGGTGTTGAATGGGTTATACTGGCAGGATATATGCGATTGATAGGGCATACACTATTAGAAGCGTATGAAGGACATATACTTAATATTCATCCGTCATTATTACCTAAATACAAGGGAATTGATGCGATAGGACAAGCGTTAAACAATGGGGAGCAAGAAACGGGATCTACGGTACATTATGTTGATGCAGGTATGGATACAGGGCAAATCATCGCACAGCGTACTTGTCCAATTTATCCTAATGATACAAAGTCATCATTGGAAGATCGAATTAAAGCATTAGAATATGAATTATATCCAGAAGTCATAAAAGAGATTATTCGATAA
- the purH gene encoding bifunctional phosphoribosylaminoimidazolecarboxamide formyltransferase/IMP cyclohydrolase, translating to MTKKAILSVSDKTGIETFAQSLVDSGYTLYSTGGTYRAIEAAGVPVASVSDLTKFDEIMDGRVKTLHPAVHGGILADRDKSEHLDQLAAHNIDLIDMVVVNLYPFQQTIKSPDVTEMDAIENIDIGGPTMLRAAAKNFKHVTTIVDPADYNEVITRLNNNTLDEAFRKALMIKVFTHTFEYDQAISQYFGAHRETLRYGENPQQSASFIRTSQAPHTLAGAYQHHGKQLSYNNIKDADAALALVKKFDGPAAVAVKHMNPCGVGIAENIHQAYLNAYEADSQSIFGGIVALNHPVTKALAEDLHSIFLEVIIAPGYEDEALTVLQQKKNIRLLEVEMTDEQDEQEFVSVSGGYLVQDKDHFDVSQTEMKVVTDVAPTDAQWQALLLGWKVVKAVKSNAIVLANDKQTVGVGAGQMNRVGSAEIAIERAIAINDNVIMASDGFFPMDDTVETAAKAGIKAIIQPGGSIKDQDSIDMANKHGIAMVMTGMRHFKH from the coding sequence ATGACGAAAAAAGCGATTTTAAGTGTTTCTGATAAAACAGGTATTGAAACATTTGCACAATCACTTGTAGATAGTGGTTATACATTATATTCAACAGGTGGGACATATCGTGCTATTGAAGCTGCAGGCGTACCCGTTGCTTCAGTATCAGATTTAACAAAGTTTGATGAAATTATGGATGGTCGAGTTAAAACATTGCATCCAGCTGTGCATGGTGGTATTTTAGCGGATCGTGATAAATCAGAACATCTTGATCAGTTAGCAGCGCATAATATTGATTTAATTGATATGGTCGTAGTAAACTTGTACCCTTTCCAACAAACTATTAAAAGTCCTGATGTTACAGAGATGGATGCAATTGAAAATATTGATATTGGTGGTCCAACAATGCTACGTGCTGCTGCAAAGAATTTCAAACACGTAACAACAATTGTAGATCCAGCTGATTATAATGAAGTGATCACACGTCTGAATAATAATACCTTAGATGAAGCTTTCCGCAAAGCATTGATGATAAAAGTGTTTACGCATACTTTTGAATATGATCAGGCCATTAGCCAATATTTCGGTGCCCACCGAGAGACCTTGCGCTATGGGGAAAATCCTCAACAATCAGCGTCATTTATTCGTACATCTCAAGCACCTCATACACTCGCTGGAGCCTATCAGCATCATGGTAAGCAATTAAGTTACAATAATATTAAAGATGCAGACGCAGCATTAGCGCTTGTGAAAAAGTTTGATGGACCTGCAGCAGTTGCTGTTAAACACATGAATCCGTGTGGGGTGGGTATTGCAGAAAATATTCATCAAGCATATTTAAATGCATACGAGGCGGATAGTCAGTCTATCTTTGGAGGTATCGTTGCATTAAATCACCCGGTAACAAAAGCATTAGCAGAAGATTTACACAGCATTTTTCTCGAAGTCATTATTGCACCGGGATATGAAGACGAAGCATTAACCGTACTGCAACAAAAGAAAAATATTCGTTTATTAGAAGTAGAAATGACTGATGAACAAGATGAGCAAGAGTTTGTCTCTGTATCTGGAGGATATCTTGTACAAGATAAAGACCACTTTGATGTATCACAAACGGAGATGAAGGTAGTTACGGATGTAGCACCAACTGATGCACAATGGCAAGCACTTCTTTTAGGATGGAAAGTTGTTAAAGCCGTGAAAAGCAATGCGATTGTACTGGCAAATGACAAGCAAACTGTTGGTGTTGGTGCTGGGCAAATGAATCGTGTAGGTTCAGCAGAAATTGCAATTGAACGTGCAATCGCAATAAACGACAATGTGATTATGGCCTCAGATGGCTTTTTCCCAATGGATGATACAGTTGAAACTGCAGCTAAAGCAGGGATTAAAGCCATTATTCAGCCGGGTGGCTCAATTAAAGATCAAGATTCAATTGATATGGCGAATAAACATGGCATTGCAATGGTTATGACAGGCATGCGTCATTTTAAACACTAA